One genomic segment of Deltaproteobacteria bacterium includes these proteins:
- a CDS encoding amidohydrolase: MSEKIISADSHMCEPPNLWVERIDHRFRDRAPRVVKDPNGKKGSFFVCENLPPFRVSGAFAAGKTFDKSFMEAGLENAIPGGWNPAERVKDMDLDGVAAEVLYTTCAFVLFWLDDAPLQEACFHVYNDWIAEFCSYDRKRFAGLGLIPLFDIEHGRQELIRCKALGLKGAMIWASPPEDQPYRSSVYDSFWATAQDLEIPLSLHLVTGKSKHSQQDESNLVDLYVRMINRPHEIQDSLLTLIFSGVLERFPRLQLVSAEADVAWVPHMLERADKYFRRFKQGYDVTLSLKPSEYFRRQVYATFIDDPMGLKTYQLLGGADNIMWSTDYPHQASTFPNTREFIEREFKDVPEADKRKIVCDNAAKLYGFTV; the protein is encoded by the coding sequence ATGTCCGAAAAAATCATCTCCGCTGATTCTCACATGTGCGAGCCGCCGAATCTGTGGGTGGAGCGCATCGATCACCGCTTTCGCGACCGCGCACCGCGCGTAGTCAAAGATCCTAACGGTAAAAAAGGCTCGTTCTTCGTTTGCGAAAACCTGCCGCCCTTTCGCGTTTCCGGGGCCTTCGCTGCCGGGAAAACTTTCGACAAGTCCTTCATGGAAGCCGGGCTGGAAAACGCCATTCCCGGAGGCTGGAACCCGGCGGAGCGCGTGAAAGACATGGATCTCGATGGCGTCGCGGCTGAGGTCCTCTATACCACTTGCGCCTTCGTGTTGTTCTGGCTGGACGATGCTCCTCTTCAAGAGGCATGTTTTCATGTTTACAACGACTGGATTGCGGAATTTTGCAGTTACGACCGGAAACGGTTCGCTGGCCTCGGCTTGATCCCGCTCTTCGATATCGAACACGGGCGTCAGGAATTGATCCGCTGCAAAGCCCTGGGTCTCAAAGGTGCCATGATCTGGGCCTCGCCGCCGGAAGATCAGCCTTATCGTTCCTCAGTGTACGACTCGTTCTGGGCGACGGCGCAGGATTTAGAGATCCCGCTTTCGCTCCATCTCGTCACCGGCAAAAGCAAACACAGCCAGCAGGACGAATCCAATCTAGTGGATCTCTACGTGCGCATGATTAATCGTCCGCACGAGATTCAAGATTCGCTGTTGACCCTCATCTTTTCCGGCGTGCTCGAACGCTTCCCCCGACTCCAACTCGTCTCCGCCGAAGCCGATGTGGCCTGGGTGCCGCACATGTTAGAGCGTGCAGACAAGTATTTTCGTCGCTTCAAGCAAGGTTACGACGTAACCTTGTCGCTGAAGCCCAGCGAATACTTCCGCCGCCAAGTGTACGCCACGTTTATCGACGATCCGATGGGCTTAAAGACGTACCAGCTCCTCGGCGGCGCGGACAACATCATGTGGTCCACTGACTACCCCCACCAAGCCTCGACGTTTCCCAACACCCGGGAGTTCATCGAGCGCGAGTTCAAAGACGTTCCCGAGGCGGACAAGCGCAAGATCGTCTGCGACAACGCGGCGAAACTGTACGGATTTACTGTGTAA
- the pspF gene encoding phage shock protein operon transcriptional activator, whose amino-acid sequence MPTSTRLEHLGAVAHVDGAEALGQSEAFVEFQERLSRVARLNRSVLVVGERGTGKELAVARLHYLSSRWQGPLVALNCAALTPSLIESELFGHEEGAFTGATRRRSGRFEAAHGGTLFLDEIGQIPIEVQAKILRVVEYGVFERVGSTQPIRVDVRIVGATNANLVALAAAGKFQRDLLDRLSFEVLALPPLRDRQEDIVLLANHFAARMASELERSEAPVFSEEAMAALEAYPWPGNVRELKNVVERAVCRSESARIVEIVFDPFQTVTRMLPAMNEAPPPSAAMTASEAKPREGGNLTEAVQALETRLLRQALSDAKYNQRKAAQLLGLTYHQFRALYRKYREAMER is encoded by the coding sequence ATGCCGACATCGACACGGCTTGAACATCTCGGCGCGGTGGCGCATGTAGACGGAGCCGAGGCGCTAGGGCAGTCCGAGGCGTTCGTGGAATTTCAGGAACGCTTGTCGCGCGTGGCTCGCCTGAACCGCTCGGTCCTAGTCGTTGGCGAGCGCGGGACCGGAAAAGAGCTGGCCGTTGCTCGCCTTCACTATCTTTCCTCTCGTTGGCAAGGGCCACTGGTGGCGCTCAATTGTGCTGCCCTCACACCAAGCTTGATCGAGTCGGAACTCTTCGGCCATGAAGAAGGGGCCTTTACCGGGGCGACACGGCGCCGCTCCGGGCGGTTCGAGGCGGCGCACGGGGGGACGCTGTTCCTCGACGAAATCGGCCAGATTCCAATTGAGGTGCAGGCGAAAATTTTGCGCGTGGTGGAATACGGCGTCTTCGAGCGGGTCGGGAGCACGCAACCGATTCGCGTGGACGTGCGGATCGTCGGTGCGACCAATGCCAACTTGGTTGCCCTAGCCGCGGCGGGAAAATTTCAGCGCGATTTGCTTGATCGCTTGTCGTTCGAGGTGCTGGCGCTGCCGCCATTGCGTGACCGGCAGGAGGATATCGTATTGCTGGCTAACCATTTTGCGGCACGCATGGCGTCAGAGCTGGAACGGTCTGAGGCGCCGGTGTTCAGCGAAGAAGCTATGGCCGCTTTGGAGGCATATCCGTGGCCCGGGAACGTGCGCGAGTTGAAAAATGTGGTCGAGCGTGCGGTGTGCCGCAGCGAGTCGGCGCGGATTGTCGAGATTGTCTTCGATCCGTTTCAGACGGTGACACGGATGCTGCCGGCTATGAACGAAGCGCCTCCGCCGAGTGCGGCAATGACAGCAAGCGAAGCCAAGCCTCGTGAAGGTGGGAACTTGACCGAAGCCGTACAGGCACTAGAAACCCGCCTTCTGCGCCAGGCTCTTAGCGACGCTAAGTACAACCAGCGCAAAGCCGCGCAACTGCTCGGGCTCACCTACCATCAGTTTCGTGCACTGTATCGGAAATATCGCGAGGCAATGGAACGGTGA